Proteins from a single region of Desulfolutivibrio sulfoxidireducens:
- a CDS encoding Mor transcription activator family protein: MWPAVGKARSRRNGSRHVEETMRENELHSKLAERLGEECAWTAVDVIIGEWGGCRLDIPTGADSRRRRRDAEIRRMFSSGLGVPELRERYGLSARHVRRIVTAMN; the protein is encoded by the coding sequence ATGTGGCCGGCCGTGGGCAAGGCAAGGAGCCGGAGAAACGGAAGTCGTCATGTGGAGGAGACCATGCGCGAAAACGAGCTGCATTCCAAATTGGCCGAACGGTTGGGCGAGGAGTGCGCCTGGACCGCTGTGGATGTGATCATCGGCGAATGGGGCGGGTGCCGCCTGGACATCCCCACCGGCGCGGATTCCAGGCGGCGCCGGCGCGATGCGGAGATACGGCGGATGTTTTCCTCGGGACTTGGGGTGCCGGAATTGCGGGAGCGGTACGGTCTTTCCGCGCGGCATGTGCGGCGGATCGTGACGGCCATGAATTAG
- a CDS encoding SGNH/GDSL hydrolase family protein: protein MGEIPPQQKTPGGKTPKIRRVIFLGIYLAGLVLFLEIAGRVTWLCLDKTWGLLVPQEISRFDDMLGWSLVPGARAVSKSTGQPIEYAINSAGFRDREYPLEKPEGTFRILLLGDSHTFGFGVPLEKHFSKLLEGYFRNVEVLNMGVNGYGLDQELLLLRDKGLAYHPDVIVVYVPHYMDNRHVRDKVWGMGKPRFLLEDGRLVPTNRPVTNNSFVYRLLLDGDRFLSKWSKAYLLMRDAVIHFFVQEDRIKAENLPDDLARTIDPHAAPDAAGEKPHETAEPDALQLEVNRLGEAIVSAMSEEAKAHGATFVLVTRRGELAVSSIKNAIPTLYLHDPLQNPGLILAGDPTRHPNEPASGILAWEISKFLNENRMIPETHLPRGGGPK from the coding sequence GTGGGCGAAATCCCCCCCCAACAAAAGACTCCCGGCGGAAAAACGCCAAAAATCCGCCGGGTGATCTTTCTCGGCATCTATCTCGCCGGGCTTGTTCTTTTTCTTGAGATCGCGGGCCGCGTGACCTGGCTTTGCCTGGACAAGACCTGGGGGCTTCTGGTCCCGCAGGAAATCTCCCGATTCGACGACATGCTGGGCTGGTCCCTGGTGCCCGGCGCGCGAGCCGTCTCAAAAAGCACCGGCCAACCCATCGAATACGCCATCAATTCCGCTGGATTCCGCGACCGTGAATACCCCCTGGAAAAGCCGGAGGGAACCTTCCGCATCCTGCTTCTGGGCGATTCCCACACCTTCGGTTTCGGCGTGCCCCTGGAAAAGCACTTCTCCAAGCTCCTGGAGGGCTATTTCCGCAATGTCGAGGTGCTGAACATGGGGGTGAACGGCTACGGCCTGGACCAGGAATTGCTGCTCCTGCGCGACAAGGGGCTGGCCTACCATCCGGATGTGATTGTGGTCTACGTGCCGCACTATATGGACAACCGGCATGTCCGGGACAAGGTCTGGGGCATGGGGAAACCCCGCTTCCTCCTGGAGGACGGCCGTCTGGTCCCGACCAACCGCCCCGTGACCAACAATTCCTTTGTCTACCGCCTGCTTCTTGACGGCGACCGGTTTCTCTCCAAATGGAGCAAGGCCTACCTGCTCATGCGGGACGCCGTGATCCATTTTTTCGTCCAGGAAGACCGAATCAAGGCCGAAAACCTTCCCGACGACCTGGCCCGTACCATCGACCCTCACGCCGCGCCCGACGCGGCCGGGGAAAAGCCCCACGAGACGGCCGAGCCCGATGCCCTCCAACTCGAGGTCAACCGGTTGGGCGAGGCCATCGTGTCCGCCATGAGCGAGGAGGCCAAGGCGCACGGCGCCACGTTCGTCCTGGTCACCCGACGCGGGGAACTGGCCGTGTCCTCCATCAAAAACGCGATACCAACCCTCTATCTCCACGACCCCCTGCAAAACCCCGGGCTGATCCTGGCCGGAGATCCCACCCGCCATCCCAATGAGCCGGCCAGCGGCATCCTGGCCTGGGAGATATCCAAATTCCTCAACGAAAACAGGATGATCCCGGAAACGCACCTGCCTCGCGGCGGCGGTCCGAAATAG
- the gltA gene encoding NADPH-dependent glutamate synthase, producing MPEQPAALRRTNFSEVALGYDLSMAMAEASRCLQCKKPACVQGCPVEVNIKDFVGHLARGDVVAAFQAIKETNSLPAVCGRVCPQENQCEGSCILGKKGQPVAIGRLERFVADEFAARSACEELTGQPECVVTRDELRAACIGSGPSSLTVAGYLASRGVKVTVYEALHELGGVLTYGIPEFRLPKAVVRREIAALTQSGVTFVTNWVGGKTFTIPELFERGDKAVFIGVGAGLPRFLNIPGESLIGVFSANEYLTRVNLGRAYAFPEYDTPIFPGRRVAVLGGGNVAMDAARTALRLGAEEVRLVYRRSKEEMPARAEELHHAIEEGVILECLCGPVAFLGDERGYLTGMTVQRMCLGEPDESGRCRPCPIEGDTALLPCDLAVVAVGTGPNPVLLSATPGLEKNRRGYVVVNEETGETSIENVFAGGDIVTGSATVILAMGAGRRAAKEIARRLLAHA from the coding sequence ATGCCCGAGCAGCCCGCCGCCCTGCGGCGGACAAACTTCTCGGAAGTCGCCCTGGGGTATGACCTGTCCATGGCCATGGCCGAGGCCTCCCGCTGCCTGCAGTGTAAGAAACCGGCCTGCGTCCAGGGCTGCCCCGTGGAGGTCAACATCAAGGATTTCGTGGGGCATCTCGCCCGAGGCGACGTGGTCGCGGCCTTCCAGGCCATCAAGGAGACCAACAGCCTGCCCGCGGTGTGCGGCCGGGTCTGCCCCCAGGAAAACCAGTGCGAGGGGTCCTGCATCCTGGGCAAAAAGGGCCAGCCCGTGGCCATCGGCCGTCTGGAGCGCTTCGTGGCCGACGAATTCGCGGCCCGCTCGGCCTGCGAGGAGCTGACCGGGCAGCCAGAATGCGTCGTGACCCGCGACGAGCTTCGGGCCGCCTGCATCGGGTCCGGGCCATCGAGCCTGACCGTGGCCGGCTACCTGGCCTCCCGGGGCGTCAAGGTCACGGTCTACGAGGCCCTGCACGAACTGGGCGGGGTTTTGACCTACGGCATCCCGGAGTTCAGGCTGCCCAAGGCCGTCGTGCGCCGGGAGATCGCGGCGCTGACGCAAAGCGGTGTGACCTTCGTGACCAACTGGGTGGGCGGCAAGACCTTCACCATCCCCGAGCTTTTCGAGAGGGGCGACAAGGCCGTGTTCATCGGCGTGGGCGCGGGCCTGCCCCGGTTTCTGAACATCCCCGGGGAAAGCCTGATCGGGGTTTTCTCGGCCAACGAATACCTCACCCGGGTGAACCTCGGCCGGGCCTACGCCTTTCCGGAATACGACACGCCCATCTTCCCGGGGAGACGGGTGGCGGTCCTGGGCGGGGGCAACGTGGCCATGGACGCGGCCCGCACGGCGCTCCGGCTGGGGGCCGAGGAGGTCCGGCTGGTCTATCGCCGCTCGAAAGAGGAAATGCCGGCCCGGGCCGAGGAGTTGCACCACGCCATCGAGGAAGGGGTCATCCTGGAATGCCTGTGCGGTCCCGTGGCCTTTCTGGGCGACGAACGCGGCTACCTCACGGGCATGACCGTGCAGCGCATGTGCCTGGGCGAACCCGACGAGTCCGGCCGCTGCCGGCCCTGTCCCATCGAGGGGGACACGGCGCTCTTGCCCTGCGATCTGGCCGTGGTGGCCGTGGGCACGGGTCCCAACCCCGTGCTCCTCTCCGCCACCCCGGGCCTTGAAAAAAACCGCCGGGGCTATGTGGTGGTGAACGAGGAGACGGGGGAGACCAGCATCGAAAACGTTTTCGCCGGCGGCGACATCGTCACCGGCTCGGCCACGGTGATCCTGGCCATGGGCGCCGGCCGCCGCGCGGCCAAGGAGATCGCCCGGAGGCTTCTTGCCCACGCCTGA
- a CDS encoding PstS family phosphate ABC transporter substrate-binding protein, whose translation MKKLAALVATFLLVASSAFADTTVKVDGSTTVLPIMQKMVEVYMKANPSVKFTVSGGGSGNGIKAIIDGTTDIAMASRKMKDKEIALAKEKGVAAKEIVVAIDAIIPVVNPANKLSGATIEQLKDLYAGKVTEWKALGGEGPVVVISRDTSSGTYETWEELVMKGEKVFPGALLQASSGAVVQAVSKNKNAIGYVGVGYLDASTKPLSVNGVVGNAETAASGKYPIARDLYVYVNGEPKGEIKKFLDFALSADGQKIVQEAGFVPLKK comes from the coding sequence ATGAAAAAATTGGCCGCCCTCGTCGCGACCTTCCTTCTGGTCGCGTCCAGCGCCTTCGCGGACACCACGGTAAAGGTCGACGGGTCCACCACGGTCCTGCCCATCATGCAGAAGATGGTCGAAGTCTACATGAAGGCCAACCCGAGCGTGAAGTTCACCGTGTCCGGCGGCGGTTCGGGCAACGGCATCAAGGCCATCATCGACGGGACCACGGACATCGCCATGGCCTCGCGCAAGATGAAGGACAAGGAGATCGCCCTGGCCAAGGAAAAGGGCGTGGCCGCCAAGGAAATCGTGGTGGCCATCGACGCCATCATCCCGGTGGTCAACCCGGCCAACAAGCTTTCCGGGGCCACCATCGAGCAGCTCAAGGACCTCTACGCCGGCAAGGTCACCGAATGGAAGGCTCTGGGCGGCGAGGGTCCGGTGGTGGTCATCTCCCGCGACACCTCCTCGGGCACCTACGAGACCTGGGAAGAGCTGGTCATGAAGGGCGAGAAGGTCTTCCCGGGCGCCCTGCTGCAGGCCTCCAGCGGCGCCGTTGTCCAGGCCGTGAGCAAGAACAAGAACGCCATCGGCTACGTGGGCGTGGGCTACCTCGACGCCTCCACCAAGCCCCTGTCCGTCAACGGCGTCGTCGGCAACGCCGAGACCGCCGCCTCGGGCAAGTACCCCATCGCCCGCGACCTGTACGTGTACGTCAACGGCGAGCCCAAGGGCGAGATCAAGAAGTTCCTGGACTTCGCCTTAAGCGCCGACGGTCAGAAGATCGTTCAGGAAGCCGGCTTCGTGCCCCTGAAGAAGTAG
- a CDS encoding XRE family transcriptional regulator, with amino-acid sequence MSPARTPPAPPRDGAAREGALFVQALHALVEVNGVPQSALADHTGVSQGYVSKILCGKQLPKGHLRERLADFFHLSYREMLDIGRERLAQREDEEYSMPGQPGDPMFPRDAVREDISSPQGVTYPCGERALLKNLLRDIKAREVHQRYYTEVPLREATGSMGGGSTETGTRTITYLSFRTEWIRSKGNPEFMSVIRAFGDSMAPTIADGCVVLIDESRRQFVTNKVYYIRHNGQMYIKRLIGNARDIRIVSDQDQACIPVCEADDFEIIGRCIWMARDIE; translated from the coding sequence ATGAGTCCCGCCCGAACGCCTCCAGCCCCGCCCCGTGACGGCGCCGCCAGGGAAGGCGCCCTTTTCGTCCAGGCATTGCATGCCCTGGTGGAGGTCAACGGCGTGCCCCAGAGCGCCCTGGCCGACCACACCGGGGTCAGCCAAGGCTACGTGAGCAAGATTTTATGCGGAAAACAGCTCCCCAAAGGCCACCTGCGGGAGCGGCTGGCGGATTTTTTTCACCTGTCCTACCGGGAGATGCTGGACATCGGGCGCGAACGCCTGGCCCAGCGCGAGGATGAGGAATATTCCATGCCCGGACAGCCCGGGGATCCCATGTTCCCCCGCGACGCCGTGCGCGAGGACATCTCCTCCCCGCAGGGCGTCACCTACCCCTGCGGGGAGCGCGCCCTGCTCAAAAACCTCCTGCGGGACATCAAGGCCCGGGAGGTCCACCAGCGCTACTACACCGAGGTCCCCCTGCGCGAGGCCACCGGCTCCATGGGCGGAGGATCCACGGAAACGGGCACCCGGACCATCACCTACCTGAGCTTTCGCACCGAGTGGATCCGCTCCAAGGGAAATCCCGAATTCATGTCGGTCATCAGGGCCTTCGGGGACAGCATGGCCCCCACCATCGCCGACGGCTGCGTGGTGCTCATCGACGAAAGCCGCAGACAGTTCGTCACGAACAAGGTCTACTACATCCGCCACAATGGGCAGATGTATATCAAACGCCTGATCGGAAACGCACGGGACATCCGCATCGTCTCCGACCAGGACCAGGCCTGCATCCCGGTTTGCGAGGCCGATGATTTCGAAATCATCGGCCGCTGCATCTGGATGGCCCGGGACATCGAATAG
- a CDS encoding sulfide/dihydroorotate dehydrogenase-like FAD/NAD-binding protein, whose translation MPTTILAKRRLIPGKTSELVLDAPHIAAKARPGNFLILRVADKGERIPLTIADVDPEKGTVTIVYLVLGKTTAHLETLEAGDAILDVCGPLGAPTHIEKTGTVVCVGGGTGIAAMHHIAKGHHRAGNHVVAVIGARTKDLLLFHDELSAFCPEVLVTTDDGSLGRKGLVTEALRDRLASDQAVSEVVAVGPVPMMRAVAETTRPFGVKTTVSVNSIMVDGIGMCGACRVTVGGKVRFACVDGPEFDGHQVDFGELCARLGAFRDQERLSLEKFHECRCHDHKKA comes from the coding sequence ATGCCCACGACCATTCTCGCCAAACGACGCCTCATCCCGGGAAAGACCAGCGAGCTGGTCCTTGACGCCCCGCACATCGCGGCCAAGGCCAGACCCGGCAACTTCCTCATCCTGCGCGTGGCCGACAAGGGCGAGCGTATCCCCCTGACCATCGCCGACGTCGACCCGGAAAAAGGGACCGTGACCATCGTCTATCTGGTCCTGGGCAAAACCACGGCCCACCTGGAGACCCTTGAGGCCGGCGACGCCATCCTGGACGTGTGCGGCCCGCTTGGCGCGCCCACCCATATCGAAAAGACCGGCACCGTGGTCTGCGTGGGCGGGGGCACGGGCATCGCGGCCATGCATCACATCGCCAAGGGGCATCATCGGGCCGGCAACCACGTGGTGGCCGTGATCGGTGCCCGCACCAAGGATCTCCTGCTTTTTCACGACGAGTTGTCGGCCTTCTGCCCCGAGGTCCTGGTGACCACCGACGATGGCAGCCTGGGCCGCAAGGGCCTGGTCACCGAGGCCCTGCGCGACAGGCTGGCCTCGGACCAGGCCGTTTCCGAGGTGGTGGCCGTTGGGCCGGTACCCATGATGCGGGCCGTGGCCGAGACCACCCGGCCGTTTGGCGTCAAAACCACGGTGAGCGTAAACTCCATCATGGTGGACGGCATCGGCATGTGCGGGGCCTGCCGGGTGACCGTGGGCGGCAAGGTGCGCTTCGCCTGCGTGGACGGACCGGAGTTCGACGGCCATCAGGTGGACTTCGGCGAGTTGTGCGCCCGTCTGGGGGCCTTCCGCGACCAGGAGCGTCTCTCCCTGGAAAAATTCCACGAGTGTCGCTGCCATGACCACAAAAAAGCCTAA